The Streptomyces sp. NBC_00224 genome has a window encoding:
- a CDS encoding glycosyltransferase family 4 protein — MRIGIVCPYSWDVPGGVQFHIRDLAEHLIRRGHEVSVLAPADDETPLPPYVVSAGRAVPVPYNGSVARLNFGFLSAARVRRWLHEGTFDVIHIHEPASPSLGLLSCWAAQGPIVATFHTSNPRSRAMIAAYPILQPALEKISARIAVSEYARRTLVEHLGGDAVVIPNGVDVDFFAKAEPRPEWQGDTLGFMGRIDEPRKGLPVLMRALPKILAERPQTRLLVAGKGDAEEAVASLPPQMRSRVEFLGMVSDEDKARFLSSVDVYVAPNTGGESFGIILVEALSAGAAVLASDLDAFAQVLDQGGAGELFANEDADALAEAAVGLLSDPARRAGLSARGSAHVRRFDWSTVGADILAVYETVTDGAASVATDERPGFRARFGLARD; from the coding sequence GTGAGGATCGGCATCGTCTGCCCGTACTCCTGGGACGTACCGGGCGGCGTCCAGTTCCACATCAGGGACCTGGCCGAGCATCTGATCCGGCGCGGCCACGAGGTCTCCGTCCTCGCCCCCGCCGACGACGAGACGCCGCTCCCGCCGTACGTGGTCTCGGCGGGCCGGGCGGTTCCCGTCCCGTACAACGGCTCGGTGGCGCGGCTGAACTTCGGCTTCCTCTCGGCGGCCCGGGTGCGGCGGTGGCTGCACGAGGGCACCTTCGACGTCATCCACATCCACGAGCCCGCCTCACCCTCCCTCGGCCTGCTGAGCTGCTGGGCGGCGCAGGGGCCGATCGTGGCGACGTTCCACACGTCCAACCCGCGCTCGCGGGCGATGATCGCGGCGTATCCGATCCTGCAGCCCGCCCTGGAGAAGATCAGCGCGCGGATCGCGGTGAGCGAGTACGCGCGGCGCACGCTGGTCGAGCACCTCGGCGGCGACGCGGTGGTGATCCCCAACGGCGTCGACGTCGACTTCTTCGCCAAGGCCGAGCCGAGGCCTGAGTGGCAGGGCGACACGCTCGGCTTCATGGGCCGCATCGACGAGCCGAGGAAGGGCCTGCCGGTCCTGATGAGGGCGCTGCCCAAGATCCTCGCGGAACGCCCGCAGACCCGCCTCCTGGTGGCGGGCAAGGGCGACGCGGAGGAAGCCGTGGCGTCCCTCCCGCCCCAGATGCGCTCCCGCGTGGAGTTCCTGGGCATGGTCAGCGACGAGGACAAGGCGCGCTTCCTGAGCAGCGTCGACGTGTACGTGGCGCCCAACACCGGCGGCGAGAGCTTCGGCATCATCCTGGTCGAGGCGCTGTCGGCCGGGGCGGCGGTCCTGGCGAGCGACCTGGACGCGTTCGCGCAGGTCCTGGACCAGGGCGGCGCGGGCGAACTCTTCGCCAACGAGGACGCGGACGCGCTGGCCGAGGCGGCCGTGGGTCTCCTGTCCGACCCGGCCCGCCGAGCGGGACTCAGCGCCAGGGGCTCCGCCCACGTACGCCGCTTCGACTGGTCGACGGTGGGCGCGGACATCCTCGCGGTCTACGAGACGGTGACGGACGGCGCGGCATCGGTGGCCACGGACGAACGCCCGGGGTTCCGGGCGAGGTTCGGATTGGCGCGGGACTGA
- a CDS encoding CGNR zinc finger domain-containing protein, translated as MLIPHDTRIALDMVVDLVNTSPESEEPDRLADIEALDGFVRDHDISGVQSLTARDLSGVRTVRGRFAGVFEAPDARAAAGLVNEIVAEAGTTPQLTDHDGYDWHVHYFAPGASIADHVAADGGMALAFIVVAGEHERLRRCEAPDCGRAFVDLSRNRSRRYCDSRTCGNRLHVAAYRARRKEAAG; from the coding sequence GTGCTGATCCCTCACGACACCCGGATCGCCCTCGACATGGTGGTCGATCTGGTGAACACCTCGCCGGAGAGCGAGGAGCCCGACCGGCTCGCCGACATCGAGGCGCTGGACGGCTTCGTACGGGACCACGACATCAGCGGCGTGCAGAGCCTCACGGCGCGCGACCTCTCCGGCGTACGGACCGTACGCGGCCGTTTCGCGGGTGTTTTCGAGGCGCCGGACGCCCGGGCCGCGGCCGGTCTCGTCAACGAGATCGTGGCCGAGGCGGGCACCACGCCCCAGCTCACCGACCACGACGGCTACGACTGGCACGTGCATTACTTCGCGCCCGGCGCCTCGATCGCGGACCACGTGGCCGCCGACGGCGGGATGGCGCTCGCGTTCATCGTGGTGGCGGGCGAGCATGAGCGGCTGCGCCGGTGCGAGGCGCCGGACTGCGGGCGGGCCTTCGTGGACCTCTCCCGCAACCGCTCGCGCCGCTACTGCGACAGCCGCACCTGCGGGAACCGGCTGCACGTGGCCGCCTACCGGGCCCGGCGCAAGGAAGCGGCGGGCTGA
- the thrS gene encoding threonine--tRNA ligase, whose translation MSDVRVIIQRDSEREERVVTTGTTAAELFAGERTIVAARVAGELKDLAYEVKDGEEVEPVEISSEDGLNILRHSTAHVMAQAVQELFPEAKLGIGPPVRDGFYYDFDVARPFTPEDLKAIEKKMQEIQKRGQKFSRRVVTDEAAREELGGEPYKLELIGIKGSASSDDGADVEVGGGELTIYDNLDAKTGDLCWKDLCRGPHLPTTRNIPAFKLMRNAAAYWRGSEKNPMLQRIYGTAWPSKDELKAHLEFLAEAEKRDHRKLGAELDLFSIPEQIGSGLAVFHPKGGIIRRVMEDYSRRRHEEEGYEFVYTPHATKGKLFETSGHLDWYADGMYPPMQLDEGVDYYLKPMNCPMHNLIFDARGRSYRELPLRLFEFGTVYRYEKSGVVHGLTRARGFTQDDAHIYCTKEQMAEELDRTLTFVLNLLRDYGLTDFYLELSTKDPEKFVGSDEIWEEATETLRQVAEKQGLPLVPDPGGAAFYGPKISVQCKDAIGRTWQMSTVQLDFNLPERFDLEYTGPDGTKQRPVMIHRALFGSIERFFAVLLEHYAGAMPPWLAPVQAVGIPIGDAHVEYLQKFAADARKKGLRVEVDASSDRMQKKIRNQQKAKVPFMIIAGDEDMAAGAVSFRYRDGSQENGVPVDEAIAKLLKVVEERAQV comes from the coding sequence GTGTCAGACGTCCGTGTGATCATCCAACGCGATTCCGAGCGGGAAGAGCGCGTGGTGACGACGGGCACTACGGCTGCCGAGCTCTTCGCCGGTGAGCGCACCATCGTCGCGGCCCGCGTGGCCGGCGAGCTGAAGGACCTCGCGTACGAGGTGAAGGACGGCGAGGAGGTCGAGCCCGTCGAGATCTCCTCCGAGGACGGCCTCAACATCCTGCGCCACTCCACCGCCCATGTGATGGCCCAGGCCGTCCAGGAGCTCTTCCCCGAGGCCAAGCTGGGCATCGGCCCGCCGGTCCGGGACGGCTTCTACTACGACTTCGACGTGGCACGGCCCTTCACCCCGGAGGACCTCAAGGCCATCGAGAAGAAGATGCAGGAGATCCAGAAGCGGGGGCAGAAGTTCTCCCGCCGGGTGGTCACCGACGAGGCCGCCCGCGAGGAGCTCGGAGGCGAGCCGTACAAGCTGGAGCTCATCGGCATCAAGGGTTCCGCTTCGAGCGACGACGGCGCGGACGTCGAGGTGGGCGGCGGCGAGCTGACCATCTACGACAACCTGGACGCCAAGACCGGCGACCTGTGCTGGAAGGACCTCTGCCGGGGTCCGCACCTGCCGACCACCCGCAACATCCCGGCCTTCAAGCTGATGCGCAACGCCGCCGCCTACTGGCGCGGCAGCGAGAAGAACCCGATGCTCCAGCGCATCTACGGGACCGCCTGGCCCTCCAAGGACGAGCTGAAGGCGCACCTCGAATTCCTGGCCGAGGCCGAGAAGCGCGACCACCGCAAGCTCGGCGCCGAGCTCGACCTGTTCTCCATCCCGGAGCAGATCGGCTCCGGCCTGGCCGTCTTCCACCCCAAGGGCGGCATCATCCGCCGGGTCATGGAGGACTACTCGCGCCGCAGGCACGAGGAGGAGGGCTACGAGTTCGTCTACACCCCGCACGCCACCAAGGGGAAGCTCTTCGAGACCTCGGGTCACCTGGACTGGTACGCCGACGGCATGTACCCGCCCATGCAGCTCGACGAGGGCGTGGACTACTACCTCAAGCCCATGAACTGCCCGATGCACAACCTGATCTTCGACGCGCGCGGCCGGTCCTACCGTGAGCTGCCGCTGCGCCTGTTCGAGTTCGGCACCGTGTACCGGTACGAGAAGTCGGGCGTCGTGCACGGCCTGACCCGGGCCCGTGGCTTCACCCAGGACGACGCGCACATCTACTGCACCAAGGAGCAGATGGCGGAGGAGCTGGACCGCACCCTCACCTTCGTCCTGAACCTGCTGCGCGACTACGGTCTGACCGACTTCTACCTGGAGCTGTCCACCAAGGACCCGGAGAAGTTCGTCGGCTCGGACGAGATCTGGGAGGAGGCCACCGAGACCCTGCGGCAGGTGGCCGAGAAGCAGGGCCTCCCGCTGGTCCCGGACCCGGGCGGCGCCGCCTTCTACGGCCCGAAGATCTCGGTGCAGTGCAAGGACGCCATCGGCCGTACCTGGCAGATGTCGACCGTGCAGCTCGACTTCAACCTGCCGGAGCGCTTCGACCTGGAGTACACCGGCCCGGACGGCACCAAGCAGCGCCCCGTCATGATCCACCGCGCGCTGTTCGGCTCCATCGAGCGGTTCTTCGCGGTCCTCCTGGAGCACTACGCGGGCGCCATGCCGCCGTGGCTGGCCCCGGTCCAGGCGGTCGGCATCCCGATCGGTGACGCGCACGTCGAGTACCTGCAGAAGTTCGCCGCCGATGCGCGGAAGAAGGGGCTGCGGGTCGAGGTCGACGCGTCCTCGGACCGGATGCAGAAGAAGATCAGGAACCAGCAGAAGGCCAAGGTTCCGTTCATGATCATCGCGGGTGACGAGGACATGGCCGCCGGTGCGGTGTCGTTCCGCTACCGCGACGGTTCGCAGGAGAACGGCGTCCCGGTCGACGAGGCGATCGCCAAGCTGCTCAAGGTCGTCGAGGAGCGGGCGCAGGTCTGA
- a CDS encoding 3'-5' exonuclease encodes MTCWYEGPLAAFDTETTGVDVERDRMVSAALVVQDGPGSRPRATRWLVNPGISVPEGATAVHGLTDEHLQLNGRWPAPVMEEVARALAEECAAGRPVVVMNAPFDLTLLDRELRRHRASSLARYLDGAPLRVLDPRVLDKHLDRYRKGRRTLTDLCAHYGVTLDSAHDAAADALAALEVVRAVGRRYAARLERLTPAEIHTLQTGWHAAQARGLQAWFTRNGTPEAVDPAWPLRPELPAAA; translated from the coding sequence ATGACGTGCTGGTATGAAGGCCCCCTGGCCGCTTTCGACACCGAGACGACCGGCGTGGACGTGGAGCGGGACCGCATGGTCTCGGCCGCCCTGGTGGTCCAGGACGGACCGGGTTCGCGGCCCCGGGCGACGCGCTGGCTGGTGAACCCGGGCATATCCGTGCCGGAGGGCGCGACCGCCGTCCACGGGCTCACCGACGAGCACCTCCAGCTGAACGGGCGGTGGCCCGCGCCGGTGATGGAGGAGGTGGCCAGGGCGCTGGCGGAGGAGTGCGCGGCGGGGCGGCCAGTGGTGGTGATGAACGCGCCGTTCGACCTCACGCTGCTTGACCGGGAGTTGAGGCGCCACCGCGCCTCGTCGCTGGCGCGCTATCTGGACGGGGCGCCGCTGCGGGTCCTCGATCCCCGGGTCCTCGACAAGCACCTGGACCGCTACCGCAAGGGCCGCCGCACCCTCACCGATCTGTGCGCGCACTACGGTGTGACGCTGGACAGCGCGCACGACGCGGCGGCGGACGCGCTGGCCGCGCTGGAGGTCGTACGGGCGGTGGGGCGCCGGTACGCGGCGCGCCTTGAGCGGCTCACCCCGGCGGAGATCCACACCCTGCAGACCGGCTGGCACGCGGCCCAGGCGCGGGGCCTGCAGGCGTGGTTCACGCGCAACGGCACCCCGGAGGCGGTGGATCCGGCGTGGCCGTTGCGGCCCGAGCTGCCGGCGGCGGCCTGA
- a CDS encoding SsgA family sporulation/cell division regulator: protein MNTTVSCELHLRLVVSSESSLPVPAGLRYDTADPYAVHATFHTGAEETVEWVFARDLLAEGLHRPTGTGDVRVWPSRSHGQGVVCIALSSPEGEALLEAPARALESFLKRTDAAVPPGTEHRHFDLDTELSHILAEN, encoded by the coding sequence ATGAACACCACGGTCAGCTGCGAGCTGCACCTGCGCCTCGTTGTGTCGAGCGAGTCCTCACTGCCTGTACCCGCGGGCCTGCGGTATGACACGGCCGATCCCTACGCCGTGCACGCCACCTTCCACACCGGAGCCGAGGAGACCGTCGAGTGGGTGTTCGCCCGCGACCTTCTCGCCGAGGGCCTGCACCGGCCCACCGGCACCGGAGACGTCAGAGTCTGGCCGTCGCGCAGTCACGGCCAGGGCGTCGTCTGCATCGCCCTCAGCTCCCCGGAAGGAGAGGCCCTGCTCGAAGCCCCTGCGCGGGCTCTGGAGTCGTTCCTCAAGCGGACCGACGCCGCGGTGCCACCGGGCACCGAGCACCGTCACTTCGATCTGGACACGGAGCTCTCGCACATCCTGGCGGAGAACTGA
- a CDS encoding HIT domain-containing protein, with protein sequence MLHSMTSEPEQQIGVGVQDAFQRLWTPHRMAYIQGENKPTGPGAGDGCPFCSIPAKSDEDGLIVARGEHVYAVLNLYPYNGGHLMVVPYRHVAEYTDLDAAETVELAELTKQAMTALRTASGAHGFNIGMNQGTVAGAGIAAHLHQHIVPRWGGDTNFMPVVGHTKILPQLLGDTRKMLAEAWPRG encoded by the coding sequence ATGCTGCACAGCATGACGAGTGAGCCGGAACAGCAGATCGGGGTGGGTGTCCAGGACGCCTTCCAGCGCCTGTGGACGCCCCACCGGATGGCCTACATCCAGGGTGAGAACAAGCCGACCGGCCCGGGTGCGGGCGACGGCTGTCCCTTCTGCTCCATCCCGGCCAAATCCGACGAGGACGGGCTGATCGTGGCCCGTGGCGAGCATGTGTACGCGGTGCTCAACCTCTACCCGTACAACGGCGGCCACCTCATGGTCGTGCCCTACCGGCACGTCGCCGAGTACACGGACCTGGACGCCGCCGAGACCGTGGAGCTCGCGGAGCTCACCAAGCAGGCGATGACGGCCCTGCGGACGGCTTCCGGGGCGCACGGCTTCAACATCGGCATGAACCAGGGCACCGTGGCCGGGGCCGGTATCGCCGCCCATCTGCATCAGCACATCGTGCCTCGCTGGGGCGGCGACACCAACTTCATGCCGGTCGTCGGCCACACCAAGATCCTGCCCCAACTCCTGGGCGACACCCGCAAGATGCTCGCGGAGGCCTGGCCCAGGGGCTGA
- a CDS encoding SRPBCC family protein — MKPRTAGWSHYRFRSVWHLPAPPAAVYAVLERAEAYPHWWPQIREVTAVDDRTGTARFRSLLPYDLVVTARERRRDEAAGVLEVAMSGDLDGWARWTLSACGGGTRAVYEQEVEVRKPLMRRLAVPGRPVFLANHALMMRAGRRGLTAVLNGV; from the coding sequence ATGAAGCCGAGAACCGCGGGCTGGAGCCACTACCGGTTCCGCAGCGTCTGGCACCTGCCCGCCCCGCCCGCCGCCGTCTACGCGGTCCTGGAGCGCGCCGAGGCGTATCCGCACTGGTGGCCGCAGATACGCGAGGTGACCGCCGTCGACGACCGCACCGGCACCGCCAGGTTCCGCTCCCTCCTGCCGTACGACCTGGTCGTCACCGCCCGCGAGCGGCGCCGCGACGAGGCGGCCGGCGTCCTGGAAGTGGCCATGAGCGGCGACCTGGACGGCTGGGCGCGCTGGACGCTGAGCGCCTGCGGCGGCGGCACGCGCGCGGTGTACGAGCAGGAGGTCGAGGTGCGCAAGCCGCTGATGCGGCGGCTCGCCGTCCCCGGGCGGCCCGTCTTCCTCGCCAACCACGCCCTGATGATGCGCGCCGGGCGGCGGGGGCTGACGGCTGTCCTGAACGGAGTTTGA
- a CDS encoding phosphatidylinositol mannoside acyltransferase codes for MRERLTDTLYGLGWATVKKLPEPMATGLGRRIADTVWKRRGKSVLRLESNLARVVPDASPQRLAELSKAGMRSYMRYWMESFRLPAWSRDRMKTGFAPRDLHHLTDGLASGRGVVLALPHMGNYDLAGAWVTTKLDTPFTTVAERLKPETLYDRFVAYRESLGMEVLPHTGGSAFGTLAQRLRAGGLVCLVADRDLSASGVEVKFFGEAARMPAGPALLAQQTGALLLPVTLWYDGSPVMQGRVHPPIDVPETGTRTEKTSVMTQALADAFATGIAEHPEDWHMLQRLWLADLEERRA; via the coding sequence ATGAGGGAACGGCTGACGGACACGCTCTACGGACTGGGCTGGGCCACCGTCAAGAAGCTCCCCGAGCCGATGGCCACGGGCCTGGGCCGGCGGATCGCGGACACGGTGTGGAAGCGGCGCGGCAAGAGCGTGCTGCGCCTGGAGTCCAACCTCGCGCGCGTGGTGCCCGACGCCTCCCCGCAGCGCCTGGCCGAGCTGTCCAAGGCCGGAATGCGCTCGTACATGCGGTACTGGATGGAGTCGTTCCGGCTGCCTGCCTGGAGCAGGGACCGGATGAAGACCGGTTTCGCGCCGAGGGACCTCCACCACCTCACCGACGGCCTCGCCTCCGGGCGGGGCGTGGTCCTGGCGCTGCCGCACATGGGCAACTACGACCTGGCGGGCGCCTGGGTCACCACCAAGCTGGACACCCCGTTCACCACGGTCGCCGAGCGGCTCAAGCCCGAGACGCTGTACGACCGGTTCGTCGCCTACCGCGAGAGCCTGGGCATGGAGGTCCTGCCGCACACCGGCGGCTCGGCCTTCGGCACGCTGGCTCAACGGCTGCGGGCGGGCGGCCTGGTCTGCCTGGTCGCGGACCGCGACCTGTCCGCCTCCGGCGTCGAGGTGAAGTTCTTCGGGGAGGCCGCGCGGATGCCGGCCGGGCCCGCGCTGCTGGCCCAGCAGACGGGCGCGCTGCTGCTGCCCGTGACGCTCTGGTACGACGGGTCGCCCGTCATGCAGGGCAGGGTGCACCCGCCGATCGACGTGCCCGAGACGGGCACCCGCACGGAGAAGACCTCCGTGATGACCCAGGCGCTGGCGGACGCCTTCGCCACCGGAATCGCCGAACACCCGGAGGACTGGCACATGCTGCAGCGACTGTGGCTCGCCGACCTTGAGGAGCGCCGGGCGTGA
- a CDS encoding elongation factor G-like protein EF-G2: protein MGDKASAHPGAAGRAATADHPSSVRNVVLVGHSGSGKTTLVEALALTAGAVNRAGRVEDGGTVSDYDEIEHRQQRSVQLSLVPVEWAGCKINILDTPGYADFVGELRAGLRAADAALFVVSASDGVDGATRMVWDECAAVGMPRAIVITHLEAARADFTEMTRVCAEAFGGDDPDAVLPLYLPLHGPEGPDGHAPVTGLIGLLSQRVFDYASGERKEAEPGPEQLPLVEEARNRLIEGIIAESEDETLMDRYLGGEEIDVKTLVDDLERAVARGTFHPVLAAAPAAEGARQGIGTVELLELVTGGFPTPLERTAPEVTTPQGAARPTPVCAPEGPLVAEVIKTSSDPYVGRVSLVRVFSGTLHPDETVHVLGHGMTDRGHEGHALHEADERIGALSSPFGKQQRTLSSCIAGDIACVAKLTRAETGDTLSGKDDPLLMAPWEMPDPLLPLAIQAHSKADEDKLSQGLSRLVAEDPTMRLEQNPHTHQLVLWCLGEAHKDVALERLRSRYGVQVDVVPHKVSLRETFGDTATGRGRHVKQSGGHGQYAICEIEVAPLPPGSGIEFVDKVVGGAVPRQFIPSVEKGVRAQAAKGVAAGYPLVDVRITLLDGKAHSVDSSDAAFQTAGALALREAAADARIHLLEPVAELQVLVPDNYVGPVMSDLSGRRGRVVGTEQAGPGRTLVRAEVPEIEIGRYAVDLRSVSHGTGRFDRSYARHEPMPPQLTEKFRESLEKTA from the coding sequence ATGGGCGACAAGGCGAGTGCACATCCCGGAGCCGCCGGCAGGGCAGCTACGGCCGACCACCCCTCATCCGTACGGAACGTGGTGCTGGTCGGCCACAGCGGATCCGGGAAGACGACATTGGTGGAAGCGCTCGCGCTGACGGCGGGGGCCGTCAACCGCGCGGGCCGGGTCGAGGACGGCGGGACCGTCTCCGACTACGACGAGATCGAACACCGGCAGCAGCGCTCGGTCCAGCTGTCGCTGGTCCCCGTCGAGTGGGCCGGCTGCAAGATCAATATTTTGGACACCCCCGGATACGCCGACTTCGTCGGGGAACTCAGGGCCGGTCTGCGAGCGGCGGACGCGGCCCTTTTCGTCGTCTCCGCCTCGGACGGCGTGGACGGCGCGACCCGGATGGTGTGGGACGAGTGCGCGGCCGTGGGCATGCCGCGGGCCATCGTGATCACCCACCTGGAGGCGGCCCGCGCCGACTTCACCGAGATGACCCGGGTGTGCGCCGAGGCGTTCGGGGGCGACGACCCCGACGCCGTACTGCCGCTCTATCTGCCGCTGCACGGACCCGAGGGGCCGGACGGGCACGCGCCCGTCACCGGCCTGATCGGGCTCCTTTCGCAGCGCGTCTTCGACTACGCGTCCGGCGAGCGCAAGGAGGCCGAGCCCGGCCCCGAGCAGCTCCCGCTCGTCGAGGAGGCCCGTAACCGGCTGATCGAGGGGATCATCGCCGAGAGCGAGGACGAGACCCTCATGGACCGCTATCTCGGCGGCGAGGAGATCGACGTCAAGACGCTCGTCGACGACCTGGAACGGGCGGTGGCGCGCGGCACCTTCCACCCGGTCCTGGCGGCCGCCCCGGCCGCCGAGGGCGCCCGCCAGGGCATCGGCACGGTCGAGCTCCTTGAGCTGGTCACGGGCGGCTTCCCGACCCCCCTGGAGCGCACCGCGCCCGAGGTGACGACCCCGCAGGGCGCCGCGCGCCCCACCCCGGTCTGCGCCCCCGAGGGCCCGCTGGTCGCCGAAGTGATCAAGACCTCGTCCGACCCGTACGTGGGCCGGGTCAGCCTGGTCCGCGTCTTCTCCGGCACCCTGCACCCCGACGAGACCGTCCACGTCCTGGGGCACGGCATGACCGACCGGGGCCACGAGGGCCATGCCCTCCACGAAGCGGACGAGCGGATCGGCGCGCTCTCCTCGCCCTTCGGCAAACAGCAGCGCACCCTCAGTTCCTGCATCGCGGGCGACATCGCCTGTGTCGCCAAGCTGACCCGCGCCGAGACCGGCGACACCCTCTCCGGCAAGGACGACCCGCTGCTCATGGCGCCCTGGGAGATGCCCGACCCGCTGCTCCCGCTGGCCATCCAGGCCCACAGCAAGGCCGACGAGGACAAGCTCTCGCAGGGGCTCTCCCGGCTCGTCGCCGAGGACCCGACCATGCGCCTGGAGCAGAACCCGCACACCCACCAGCTGGTCCTGTGGTGCCTGGGCGAGGCCCACAAGGACGTGGCCCTGGAGCGGCTGCGCAGCCGCTACGGCGTCCAGGTCGACGTCGTCCCGCACAAGGTGTCGCTCCGCGAGACCTTCGGCGACACCGCCACCGGGCGCGGCCGCCACGTCAAGCAGTCCGGCGGCCACGGCCAGTACGCGATCTGCGAGATCGAGGTGGCGCCGCTGCCCCCCGGATCCGGCATCGAGTTCGTCGACAAGGTGGTGGGCGGCGCCGTGCCGCGCCAGTTCATCCCCTCCGTCGAGAAGGGCGTACGCGCCCAGGCCGCCAAGGGCGTCGCCGCGGGCTACCCGCTCGTCGACGTACGGATCACACTCCTGGACGGCAAGGCGCACTCGGTGGACTCCTCGGACGCCGCCTTCCAGACGGCCGGGGCCCTCGCCCTGCGGGAGGCCGCCGCCGACGCCCGCATCCACCTCCTGGAACCCGTCGCCGAGCTCCAGGTGCTGGTCCCCGACAACTACGTGGGCCCGGTCATGAGCGATCTGTCCGGCCGCCGGGGCCGCGTCGTCGGGACCGAGCAGGCGGGCCCGGGGCGCACCCTCGTACGGGCCGAGGTGCCCGAGATCGAGATCGGGCGGTACGCGGTGGACCTGCGCTCCGTCTCGCACGGCACCGGCCGCTTCGACCGCAGCTACGCCCGGCACGAGCCGATGCCGCCGCAACTGACGGAGAAGTTCCGTGAATCACTGGAAAAGACCGCTTAG
- a CDS encoding DUF4365 domain-containing protein: MAIAQPEPGGLMPERIAPPRGSLATTACMETLQVGYLHAVAAAAGCSLSQPFPDNGIDWHVSHSAPGHTVDDEVTIKVQLKCTYQIPPHPPGGAFSFTLDNEHLVKLARTPVSVHKILVVMLVPRSRDEWLRAGHDRLALRHCCYWTNLAGHAVTGRRRTTVRIPTSRIFDDHALCEIMTRVGVGGRP; encoded by the coding sequence ATGGCGATCGCGCAGCCCGAGCCGGGCGGGCTGATGCCCGAGCGGATCGCCCCGCCGCGCGGCTCACTCGCCACCACCGCCTGCATGGAGACCCTCCAGGTGGGCTACCTCCACGCCGTGGCGGCCGCCGCCGGGTGTTCGCTCTCGCAGCCCTTTCCGGACAACGGAATCGACTGGCACGTGAGCCACAGCGCCCCCGGCCACACCGTCGACGACGAAGTCACGATCAAGGTGCAGCTCAAGTGCACGTACCAGATCCCGCCGCACCCGCCGGGCGGGGCCTTCTCCTTCACCCTCGACAACGAGCACCTGGTGAAGCTGGCCCGCACACCCGTGTCGGTGCACAAGATCCTGGTCGTGATGCTCGTGCCCAGGAGCCGGGACGAGTGGCTGCGCGCGGGCCACGACCGGCTCGCGCTGCGGCACTGCTGCTACTGGACCAACCTGGCCGGCCACGCGGTGACCGGGCGGCGCAGGACCACAGTGCGGATACCGACCTCGCGGATCTTCGACGATCACGCGCTCTGCGAGATCATGACCCGGGTCGGGGTGGGAGGGAGGCCCTGA
- a CDS encoding TIGR02611 family protein, whose product MNTGSDEQAGAPEAVLGSRAPAFIKASRPLHLSWQVGVFIVGLAVVVAGIIMLPLPGPGWLVIFGGMAIWATEFVWAQLVLRWTRRKVTEAAQRALDPRVRRRNIILTAIALVIVAALATVYLWKFGLVMPWKINE is encoded by the coding sequence ATGAATACGGGGAGTGACGAGCAGGCCGGTGCGCCGGAGGCGGTCCTGGGATCGCGGGCGCCCGCCTTCATCAAGGCGTCCAGGCCGCTCCATCTGAGCTGGCAGGTCGGCGTCTTCATAGTGGGCCTCGCGGTGGTCGTGGCGGGCATCATCATGCTTCCGCTGCCCGGCCCCGGATGGCTGGTGATCTTCGGCGGTATGGCGATCTGGGCGACCGAGTTCGTCTGGGCCCAGCTGGTGCTGCGCTGGACCAGGCGGAAGGTCACCGAGGCCGCCCAGCGGGCCCTCGATCCCAGGGTGCGGCGGCGGAACATCATCCTCACGGCGATCGCCCTGGTGATCGTCGCGGCGCTCGCCACGGTCTACCTCTGGAAGTTCGGACTCGTCATGCCGTGGAAGATCAACGAGTGA
- the pgsA gene encoding phosphatidylinositol phosphate synthase translates to MLNKYARAFFTRVLTPFAAFLLRRGVSPDAVTLLGTAGVMAGALVFFPRGEFFWGTIVITLFVFSDLVDGNMARQAGISSRWGAFLDSTLDRVADGAIFGGFALWYAGSGDNNVLCAVSIFCLASGQVVSYTKARGESIGLPVAVNGLIERAERLVISLVAAGLAGLHKFGVPGIQILLPIALWVVAVGSLITLIQRVVTVRREAAEADAAARTSEAAS, encoded by the coding sequence ATGCTGAACAAGTACGCGCGTGCATTCTTCACGCGTGTCCTCACGCCGTTCGCCGCGTTTCTGCTCCGCCGGGGGGTGAGCCCGGATGCCGTGACCCTGCTCGGCACGGCCGGAGTGATGGCGGGTGCGCTGGTCTTCTTCCCCCGGGGCGAGTTCTTCTGGGGCACGATCGTCATCACCCTGTTCGTCTTCTCCGACCTGGTCGACGGCAACATGGCCCGCCAGGCGGGGATCTCCAGCCGCTGGGGCGCGTTCCTCGACTCGACGCTCGACCGCGTCGCGGACGGCGCGATCTTCGGCGGCTTCGCCCTCTGGTACGCGGGCAGCGGCGACAACAACGTCCTGTGCGCGGTCTCCATCTTCTGCCTGGCCAGCGGCCAGGTCGTCTCGTACACCAAGGCGCGCGGCGAGTCGATCGGGCTGCCGGTCGCCGTCAACGGCCTGATCGAGCGGGCCGAGCGCCTGGTCATCTCGCTGGTCGCGGCCGGTCTCGCGGGGCTGCACAAGTTCGGCGTGCCCGGCATCCAGATCCTGCTGCCGATCGCGCTGTGGGTCGTGGCCGTGGGCAGCCTGATCACGCTGATCCAGCGGGTGGTGACGGTGCGCCGCGAGGCGGCGGAGGCCGACGCCGCCGCCAGGACCAGTGAGGCCGCCTCATGA